In a single window of the Flavivirga spongiicola genome:
- a CDS encoding nucleoside-diphosphate kinase, with protein MATNRTFTMLKPDAVEKGHIGAILEKISASGFRIVAMKLTQMTKADAEAFYAIHNERPFFGELVEYMTRGPIVAAILEKDNAVEDFRTLIGATNPADAAEGTIRKLYAASIGENAVHGSDSDDNAAIEGAFHFSGREMF; from the coding sequence ATGGCAACAAATAGAACATTTACAATGCTTAAGCCAGATGCTGTTGAAAAGGGACACATTGGCGCAATATTAGAAAAAATTTCAGCTTCAGGATTTAGAATCGTAGCAATGAAATTAACACAAATGACAAAAGCTGACGCTGAAGCATTTTATGCTATACATAATGAACGTCCATTTTTTGGGGAATTAGTCGAATATATGACTCGCGGTCCTATTGTTGCAGCTATTTTAGAAAAAGACAATGCTGTTGAAGACTTTAGAACTTTAATAGGGGCAACTAACCCTGCTGATGCTGCCGAAGGAACTATTCGTAAACTTTATGCAGCTTCTATTGGTGAAAATGCAGTACATGGAAGTGATAGTGATGATAATGCGGCTATAGA